A region from the Aegilops tauschii subsp. strangulata cultivar AL8/78 chromosome 5, Aet v6.0, whole genome shotgun sequence genome encodes:
- the LOC109763321 gene encoding chloroplast envelope quinone oxidoreductase homolog produces MASSSSPRTMRAVQYDRYGGGAEGLKHVEVPIPSPKKGELLLRMEAASINRVDWKFQNGKARPFLPSKFPFTPVCELTGEVVELGAGVSGFSQGDKVIAVNFPGGGGLAEYAVVPASQAALRPPEVSAVEGACLPIAAFTALAALRAAGVGLDAGDGRPKNVLVTAASGGVGTFAVQLASLAGHHHVTATCGARNLDLIRSLGADEALDYDTPEGAALRGPSGPKHDAVVHCGEGFPWSAFKPALADAGGVVVDLTPRLASVAVAVLHWVLFSRKKLVPLIASAKEEDMEALLGMVSQGKLRVVIDSRYPLSRAHEGWAKSMSGHATGKVVVDMGVADDTE; encoded by the exons atggcttcttcttcttctccgagGACGATGAGAGCCGTGCAGTACGACAGGTACGGCGGAGGAGCCGAAGGCCTCAAG CATGTGGAGGTGCCGATCCCGTCGCCCAAGAAGGGCGAGCTGCTGCTCAGGATGGAGGCGGCCAGCATCAACCGGGTGGACTGGAAGTTCCAGAACGGCAAGGCGCGGCCCTTCCTGCCCAGCAAGTTCCCCTTCACCCCCGTCTGCGAGCTCACCGGCGAAGTCGTGGAGCTGGGCGCCGGAGTCAGCGGCTTCAGCCAGGGCGACAAGGTCATCGCCGTCAACTTCCCG GGTGGCGGCGGGCTGGCCGAGTACGCGGTGGTGCCGGCGTCGCAAGCAGCGCTGAGGCCTCCAGAGGTGTCCGCGGTGGAGGGCGCCTGCCTGCCGATCGCCGCGTTCACGGCGCTCGCCGCGCTCAGGGCGGCCGGGGTCGGCCTCGACGCCGGCGACGGCCGTCCCAAGAACGTGCTGGTGACCGCGGCCTCGGGCGGCGTCGGCACCTTCGCCGTGCAGCTGGCGAGCCTCGCGGGGCACCACCACGTCACGGCCACCTGCGGCGCGCGCAACCTGGACCTCATCCGGAGCCTGGGGGCCGACGAGGCGCTGGACTATGACACCCCGGAGGGCGCCGCGCTGCGCGGGCCGTCCGGCCCGAAGCACGACGCGGTGGTGCACTGCGGGGAGGGGTTCCCGTGGTCGGCCTTCAAGCCGGCGCTGGCCGACGccggcggcgtggtggtggaccTCACCCCGCGCCTCGCGTCCGTCGCCGTCGCGGTGCTCCATTGGGTGCTCTTCTCCAGGAAGAAGCTGGTGCCGCTGATCGCGTCTgccaaggaggaggacatggaggcGCTGCTGGGCATGGTGAGTCAGGGGAAGCTCCGGGTGGTGATCGACTCGCGGTACCCGCTGAGCAGGGCGCACGAGGGCTGGGCCAAGAGCATGAGCGGCCACGCCACCGGCAAGGTCGTCGTCGACATGGGCGTCGCCGATGACACAGAGTGA